A single region of the Polyangiaceae bacterium genome encodes:
- a CDS encoding LysM peptidoglycan-binding domain-containing protein, with amino-acid sequence MGRRLRVLLCSLLLCVGLLGQKTAWAKERVHVVAAGHTLGKIAKRYRISIDELCKANNISRRERIKPGQRLVIPSKDDAKDGPADRSDADDDAKAKDDAKDDAKDDAKDAPETNEPAPAAAPDADKEDVKDDDGLRRLGRDGLSVLEVPGAGDAYFYQPVGPGRKSMRPMFVYLHGRGGNPGHDCRRWAPVVRRLGWLVCPSGPGARGDGRGWNNNWAVGQRTAVAVVKAFRGRFGRRVQLYGNTLIGFSEGAYVAMNVGVREPRTFNRLLILAGKTSYWGGPGLDALKTAKGRLRRVYLITGEQDGVLEGTHQLRDVLKEHAIPTRISTPADMGHEVALERKQNMYRAALVWLEKGTGSAGRSKSVARNQKQSARRR; translated from the coding sequence ATGGGTCGCCGCTTGCGAGTGCTTCTCTGCAGCCTGCTGCTGTGCGTGGGATTGCTTGGCCAAAAGACGGCCTGGGCCAAGGAGCGCGTGCACGTCGTCGCGGCTGGGCACACCTTGGGCAAGATCGCCAAGCGCTACCGGATCAGCATCGACGAATTGTGCAAGGCCAACAACATCTCGCGTCGTGAACGGATCAAGCCCGGGCAGCGACTCGTCATCCCTTCGAAAGACGACGCCAAGGACGGGCCCGCAGATCGAAGCGACGCCGATGACGACGCCAAGGCGAAGGACGACGCGAAGGACGACGCGAAGGACGACGCGAAGGACGCGCCCGAAACGAACGAGCCGGCCCCAGCGGCGGCGCCCGACGCGGACAAAGAAGATGTCAAAGACGACGACGGGCTTCGTCGCCTCGGCCGCGACGGCTTGAGTGTGCTCGAAGTACCCGGCGCGGGCGACGCGTACTTCTACCAACCCGTTGGACCTGGGCGAAAGAGCATGCGTCCGATGTTCGTCTACCTCCACGGTCGAGGCGGCAACCCCGGACACGACTGCCGTCGCTGGGCGCCAGTGGTGCGGAGACTCGGCTGGCTGGTGTGCCCCTCCGGGCCCGGCGCTCGCGGCGACGGTCGCGGTTGGAACAACAACTGGGCGGTTGGACAGCGCACCGCAGTCGCGGTGGTCAAGGCATTTCGCGGTCGTTTCGGACGACGCGTGCAGCTCTACGGCAACACCTTGATCGGATTCTCCGAGGGCGCCTACGTCGCGATGAACGTGGGAGTACGCGAGCCCCGCACCTTCAACCGCCTGCTCATTCTGGCCGGAAAGACCAGCTACTGGGGCGGGCCGGGGCTGGATGCGCTCAAGACGGCGAAAGGTCGGCTGCGGCGCGTGTACTTGATCACGGGGGAACAGGACGGCGTGCTCGAGGGCACCCACCAGCTGCGCGACGTGCTGAAAGAACACGCCATACCCACTCGGATCAGTACCCCCGCCGACATGGGCCACGAGGTGGCATTGGAGCGGAAGCAGAACATGTACCGCGCCGCGCTCGTGTGGCTGGAAAAGGGCACTGGCTCCGCCGGTCGAAGCAAGAGCGTGGCCCGGAACCAGAAGCAGAGCGCGCGTCGGCGCTGA
- a CDS encoding DUF4920 domain-containing protein, translating into MRALFCLFLSLPLAACEEQGAAPVQEKASPVSSADWKSYGDPLGQSPKVELTTLLRDPTAYAGKQVSVEGSVRRACSAKGCWMELADGNGAKAAGCRVTFKDYGFFVPTDSAGSLARLEAVVEVETVKKSHVEHMEGEGATFENKNSDGTAREVRLVASGVQLKRPM; encoded by the coding sequence ATGCGCGCGCTGTTTTGCCTGTTTCTGTCGCTCCCCCTCGCTGCCTGCGAAGAGCAGGGCGCGGCACCCGTACAAGAGAAAGCCAGCCCCGTTTCGTCTGCGGATTGGAAGAGTTACGGAGATCCTCTCGGGCAAAGCCCGAAGGTCGAACTCACCACCTTGCTGCGCGATCCAACGGCCTACGCAGGCAAGCAGGTGTCCGTGGAAGGTTCCGTACGCCGGGCGTGTTCCGCGAAGGGCTGCTGGATGGAACTGGCGGATGGCAATGGGGCGAAAGCTGCGGGTTGCCGCGTGACCTTCAAGGACTACGGCTTCTTCGTGCCTACCGACTCGGCTGGCTCTTTGGCGCGGCTCGAGGCTGTCGTCGAGGTGGAGACCGTGAAGAAGTCCCACGTGGAGCACATGGAGGGCGAAGGGGCGACCTTCGAGAACAAGAACTCCGACGGAACCGCGCGGGAAGTGCGGCTCGTGGCGAGCGGCGTTCAATTGAAGCGGCCCATGTGA
- a CDS encoding cytochrome c-type biogenesis protein CcmH, with product MAADYSGNRAGITGKVGNGGPLRYVADMPLFARVMGWVLAAMLLAGPVLAGPGDDHTSAPADEAELGGYVPGASVLEGRLLSPCCWNQTLDIHGSPVTLELRKEIRRRLRQGESVDAIEASIVDRYGERIRAVPEGSPLQGFATLLALAFGVAGGLSAWMLLRWRRRRGEAMAAQQAKKKSGKGSSKRDRFDDAIDAELDQL from the coding sequence ATGGCAGCGGACTATAGCGGAAACCGAGCTGGGATCACGGGGAAGGTGGGCAATGGCGGGCCCCTGCGCTATGTAGCCGACATGCCGCTATTCGCCCGAGTCATGGGCTGGGTCCTGGCCGCGATGCTCCTTGCCGGCCCCGTTCTCGCTGGACCGGGAGACGATCACACCAGCGCCCCTGCCGACGAAGCGGAGCTTGGGGGGTATGTCCCCGGCGCCAGCGTGCTCGAGGGCCGGCTGCTTTCCCCGTGTTGCTGGAACCAGACGCTCGACATTCACGGGTCGCCGGTCACGCTGGAGCTACGTAAAGAGATTCGACGCCGACTCCGGCAGGGGGAGAGCGTGGATGCCATCGAGGCTTCGATAGTGGACCGCTACGGTGAACGGATTCGCGCCGTGCCCGAAGGCAGCCCGCTGCAGGGCTTCGCGACGTTGCTGGCGTTGGCCTTTGGCGTCGCGGGTGGGTTGAGTGCTTGGATGCTGCTGCGTTGGCGCCGCCGCCGCGGGGAGGCGATGGCGGCTCAGCAGGCGAAGAAGAAGTCCGGGAAGGGCTCATCTAAGCGGGACCGATTCGACGACGCGATCGACGCCGAGCTCGACCAGCTCTAG
- a CDS encoding prenyltransferase has protein sequence MPNVAMWVRALRVIPRITKEDWSELDIVSRWLIATRFTVIIMTLIAAAIGGLLAYRDDAFDGVLFALTCVGLVFAHATNNLINDLTDHAKGVDEGNYFRTQYGPQPLEHGLLSVRQMLRYTVFTGAVALLCGGLLVFLRGQATLTLLAVGIFFVLFYTWPLKYFGLGEPAVLVVWGPLMVGGTYYVVTGRFDWNVALASMPFSLGATAVLFGKHIDKLGADQKKKIRTLPVLLGEALSRYLTLVMLFGQYVLVGALFVRGYFSVPILGVALALPTLALAVKAYRAPRPERPPARYPERVWPLWFVAFAFLHMRRFGALFVLGIVLDILARKMGLVAPFG, from the coding sequence GTGCCGAACGTTGCCATGTGGGTCCGCGCCCTCAGAGTCATCCCGCGCATCACCAAAGAGGACTGGAGCGAACTGGACATCGTGTCGCGCTGGCTCATCGCGACGCGCTTCACGGTGATCATCATGACGCTGATCGCTGCGGCGATTGGCGGGCTCTTGGCCTATCGGGACGATGCCTTCGACGGCGTACTCTTTGCGCTGACTTGCGTCGGACTCGTGTTCGCTCATGCGACCAACAACCTGATCAACGACCTCACGGACCATGCCAAGGGTGTCGACGAGGGCAACTACTTCCGGACTCAGTACGGACCGCAGCCCTTGGAGCACGGGCTGCTCAGCGTCCGTCAGATGCTACGCTACACGGTCTTCACCGGGGCCGTCGCGCTGCTGTGCGGAGGACTGCTGGTGTTCTTGAGGGGCCAAGCCACTCTGACCTTGCTCGCCGTCGGCATCTTCTTCGTGCTGTTCTACACGTGGCCGTTGAAGTACTTCGGTCTGGGAGAGCCGGCAGTGCTCGTAGTCTGGGGACCGCTGATGGTGGGCGGTACCTATTACGTGGTCACCGGGCGCTTCGACTGGAACGTGGCGCTCGCCAGCATGCCCTTTTCCCTGGGAGCGACCGCAGTGCTGTTCGGCAAGCACATCGACAAGCTGGGCGCCGATCAGAAGAAGAAGATCCGAACCTTGCCCGTGTTGCTCGGGGAGGCGCTGAGTCGATACCTGACGTTGGTCATGCTGTTTGGGCAGTACGTGCTGGTGGGAGCGCTCTTTGTCCGCGGCTACTTCTCCGTGCCGATCCTAGGCGTCGCCCTGGCGCTGCCGACCTTGGCATTGGCCGTGAAGGCCTACCGCGCTCCTCGCCCGGAACGACCCCCGGCTCGCTACCCGGAGCGGGTGTGGCCGCTCTGGTTCGTGGCCTTCGCCTTCCTGCACATGCGGCGCTTTGGCGCGCTCTTCGTGCTGGGGATCGTGCTCGACATCTTGGCGCGCAAGATGGGCCTGGTCGCGCCATTCGGCTAG
- a CDS encoding SDR family oxidoreductase — MGIAIVTGANRGIGLELAKQLVARGNEVVAICRHSSSALEALGIRIEANVDLTNGDDIAALRDRLLGQSVDLLINNAGLLRPDGISDVQADAVLEQFATNALGPLRITQALLPLMHPGSKIALVTSRMGSMEDNGSGGYYGYRMSKAALNAFGKSLSLDLAPRQIAVVILHPGFVRTAMTGQNGMIDPDEAARGLLARIDDLELSTTGRFVHMNGDPLPW; from the coding sequence ATGGGCATCGCCATCGTGACAGGAGCCAACCGCGGCATCGGCCTGGAGCTCGCAAAGCAGTTGGTGGCGCGGGGCAACGAAGTGGTCGCCATCTGTCGGCACAGCTCCTCGGCGTTGGAGGCGCTCGGAATACGCATCGAGGCCAACGTAGACCTGACCAACGGCGACGACATTGCAGCCCTGCGCGATCGCTTGCTGGGGCAGAGCGTGGACCTGCTGATCAACAACGCGGGACTGCTGCGCCCCGACGGCATCAGTGACGTGCAGGCAGACGCCGTACTGGAGCAATTCGCCACCAACGCCCTCGGGCCCCTGCGCATCACGCAGGCGCTGTTGCCGCTGATGCACCCTGGCAGCAAGATCGCCCTGGTCACCAGTCGCATGGGCTCGATGGAGGACAATGGCTCGGGCGGGTACTACGGCTACCGCATGAGCAAGGCGGCATTGAACGCCTTCGGCAAGAGCCTGTCGCTCGATCTGGCGCCCCGGCAGATAGCTGTCGTGATCCTACATCCGGGCTTCGTGCGTACGGCGATGACCGGGCAAAACGGGATGATCGATCCAGACGAAGCAGCGCGGGGTCTCTTGGCGCGGATCGACGATCTCGAGCTGTCGACCACCGGTCGCTTCGTCCACATGAACGGCGACCCCCTGCCCTGGTGA
- a CDS encoding UvrD-helicase domain-containing protein: MRDPGLNRPQRDAVTTLSGPLLVLAGAGTGKTRVITYRIAELIKHRVKPDRILAVTFTNKAAKEMRERALALLGRRRRGATKPEISTFHSLCVRILRRHATQLGYPTHFSIYDRSDQETLARQALRDVRVGHEKLKPSEFIFIVSGWKSRNLPSDRAMDAAETDKEQLAALAYDKYQAALRASGAMDFDDLLLNVEQLFAEHPDVRIAEATRFDHLLIDEYQDTNGLQYRIVKALAERHRNLCVVGDDDQSIYGWRGAEVTHILSFQRDWPEAKVVRLEDNYRSRAPILSLANTLIAHNSERHDKTLRPSRQGGELPRFLRFEDETAEAEQVVREIAHRTGENNPERVSPSDVAILFRTNEQPRAFELELRRAGVPYVLVGGQSFYDRKEIRDIVAYLRVLANPADEVSLLRVINTPARGIGASTVAQLLTRAVAAGSSVWDILPDALESGELTTVVAERIEGFRRMLSHLRAQLGHVPLAAVAAEMLQTIDYRAEIERNYKNAGDVEARMNSIEELVNAIAQYEAHSDSPSLLGFLEECSLAGREDSKDDPEERQEHAVTLMTLHSAKGLEFPHVYMVGMEEGLLPHKRSVTDGGDTIAEERRLCYVGVTRARETLTLSLCKNRMKWGKLRPQIPSRFLLEMRGDTAKAEEVAEEARLLLAAEARAIEQSRGKKERRSGSRAPRQAARAAKAPAGPRASGEASLRPAAPPPVIVPSPTLAERPQPRPHLDAPLPTPDRPSPPKVAERPPPAAPTATPARPQNARTEERKVSDPGAPAAESAWTPDSALAEVEALLGLNNK, encoded by the coding sequence ATGCGCGATCCCGGGCTCAACCGTCCTCAGCGCGACGCGGTGACAACGCTGTCGGGGCCGCTGCTCGTGTTGGCGGGCGCGGGAACGGGCAAGACGCGCGTCATCACCTACCGAATCGCCGAACTGATCAAGCATCGAGTCAAGCCCGACCGCATCCTGGCCGTCACCTTCACGAACAAGGCGGCCAAAGAGATGCGCGAGCGAGCCTTGGCGCTGCTAGGTCGTCGCCGCCGAGGCGCCACCAAGCCGGAGATTTCCACCTTTCACTCGCTGTGTGTGCGCATCTTGAGGCGTCACGCGACGCAGCTTGGGTACCCGACGCACTTCTCCATCTACGACCGCAGCGACCAGGAGACCTTGGCTCGCCAAGCATTGCGCGACGTGCGGGTCGGACACGAGAAGCTCAAGCCTTCGGAGTTCATTTTCATCGTCTCTGGCTGGAAGAGCCGCAACCTGCCCAGCGACCGTGCCATGGACGCGGCCGAAACGGACAAGGAGCAACTGGCGGCGCTCGCCTACGACAAGTACCAGGCCGCGCTGCGTGCCAGCGGCGCCATGGACTTCGACGACCTACTGCTCAACGTGGAACAGTTGTTCGCCGAGCATCCCGATGTCCGCATTGCCGAGGCCACGCGCTTCGACCACTTGCTGATCGACGAGTACCAGGACACCAACGGACTGCAGTACCGGATTGTGAAAGCCCTGGCCGAGCGCCACCGCAACCTGTGCGTCGTGGGGGACGACGACCAGTCGATCTACGGCTGGCGGGGCGCGGAGGTCACGCACATCCTGAGTTTTCAACGGGATTGGCCCGAAGCCAAAGTCGTGCGCTTGGAGGACAACTACCGCTCGCGAGCACCGATCTTGAGTCTGGCCAACACCTTGATCGCTCACAACAGCGAGCGTCACGACAAGACCCTGCGCCCCTCTCGCCAGGGCGGGGAATTGCCTCGCTTCCTCCGCTTCGAAGACGAAACGGCGGAAGCCGAACAGGTAGTGCGCGAGATCGCGCATCGAACCGGCGAGAACAACCCCGAACGGGTCAGTCCCAGCGACGTCGCGATTCTGTTCCGCACCAACGAGCAACCGCGCGCCTTCGAACTCGAACTGCGCCGGGCAGGCGTGCCTTATGTCTTGGTGGGGGGGCAGTCCTTCTACGATCGCAAGGAAATCCGCGACATCGTGGCGTATCTGAGGGTGTTGGCGAACCCTGCCGACGAAGTCTCGCTGCTGCGCGTGATCAACACGCCAGCGCGGGGGATCGGCGCCAGCACCGTCGCCCAACTGCTGACCCGGGCGGTCGCAGCGGGCAGCAGCGTGTGGGACATCTTGCCCGACGCTCTCGAGAGTGGCGAGCTTACCACGGTCGTGGCCGAGCGCATCGAGGGCTTCCGCCGGATGCTGTCGCATCTACGCGCGCAACTGGGTCACGTGCCGCTAGCTGCGGTGGCAGCGGAAATGCTTCAGACCATCGACTACAGGGCCGAGATCGAGCGGAACTACAAGAACGCCGGCGACGTCGAGGCGCGCATGAATTCCATCGAGGAACTAGTCAACGCCATCGCACAGTACGAAGCCCACAGCGACTCCCCCTCCCTGCTCGGATTTCTGGAGGAGTGCAGTCTCGCCGGGCGCGAAGACTCCAAGGACGACCCCGAGGAGCGTCAAGAGCACGCGGTCACCCTCATGACCTTGCACAGCGCGAAGGGGCTCGAGTTCCCGCACGTCTACATGGTTGGCATGGAGGAAGGGCTGTTGCCTCACAAGCGATCCGTGACCGACGGTGGCGATACCATCGCGGAAGAGCGTCGCCTTTGTTACGTGGGCGTCACGCGTGCCCGCGAGACGCTGACGCTCTCGCTCTGCAAGAATCGTATGAAGTGGGGCAAGCTGCGACCACAAATCCCCAGTCGCTTTCTGCTGGAGATGCGGGGCGACACGGCAAAGGCCGAAGAGGTCGCCGAAGAAGCTCGGCTTCTCCTGGCCGCCGAGGCGCGAGCCATCGAGCAATCGCGTGGGAAGAAGGAACGTCGCTCCGGGAGCCGCGCACCGCGCCAAGCTGCGCGCGCGGCGAAGGCCCCTGCGGGCCCTCGGGCCTCGGGAGAAGCGTCGCTACGCCCCGCTGCGCCGCCGCCCGTGATCGTGCCCTCGCCGACGCTGGCAGAGCGGCCCCAACCGCGACCTCACCTGGACGCGCCCTTGCCAACGCCCGACCGACCCTCGCCGCCGAAGGTGGCCGAGCGCCCCCCGCCCGCTGCCCCGACTGCGACGCCCGCCCGGCCCCAGAACGCGAGGACCGAGGAGCGCAAAGTCTCGGACCCCGGCGCCCCGGCCGCGGAAAGCGCATGGACTCCCGACAGCGCGTTAGCCGAGGTAGAAGCACTGCTGGGGCTCAACAACAAGTGA
- a CDS encoding iron-containing alcohol dehydrogenase, with protein MLSKDGFELHPGPRTVFGVGSVDKLAKRVRVVGSGRACVVSDAGLVAAGIVAQVVEQLRRADIDVVEFTEVESNPRRRTVERAAKTLSGDKNTLVVALGGGSVIDAAKAIALAAPNKGNLDSVRFGTKPAQRGLRVVCIPTTAGTGSETNMFGVITDPEIGRKVLVAHPSVLPELVILDPMLTVGLPPEVTALTGLDALTHALESLMATRANPVSEALALRAMAMVFAHLERAFSDGDDLEARSQMLCAAHVAGLAFSSSGLGVCHALGHPLSARLDSAHGQALATLLPHVLRFHLDVCEAKLAQAAIAFGVFDDLASAADNAAAAVAAVERLSRALGADKTGSELGIEESMIPTLVEDALADPLILTTPKPVTPEILAQIYRDAS; from the coding sequence GTGCTTTCCAAGGATGGGTTCGAGCTGCACCCCGGCCCCCGGACGGTGTTCGGAGTCGGCAGTGTGGACAAACTCGCGAAGCGAGTGCGGGTCGTCGGCAGCGGGCGCGCCTGCGTCGTGAGTGATGCAGGGCTCGTGGCGGCGGGAATCGTGGCGCAAGTGGTGGAGCAACTGCGTCGCGCCGACATCGACGTCGTCGAGTTCACGGAGGTAGAGTCCAATCCCCGTCGGCGCACGGTGGAGCGCGCCGCGAAAACCCTCAGCGGGGACAAGAACACGCTGGTAGTCGCCCTCGGCGGCGGATCGGTGATCGACGCGGCCAAGGCCATCGCTCTGGCCGCACCGAACAAGGGCAATCTCGACTCCGTCCGCTTCGGGACCAAGCCCGCTCAGCGCGGGCTGCGTGTGGTGTGCATCCCAACGACGGCGGGCACCGGTTCGGAGACGAACATGTTCGGCGTGATTACGGATCCGGAGATTGGGCGAAAGGTGCTTGTTGCGCACCCGAGTGTGCTGCCTGAGCTCGTGATTCTCGATCCCATGCTCACCGTCGGCCTACCTCCCGAGGTGACGGCACTCACGGGCCTGGACGCGCTGACGCACGCCCTGGAGTCATTGATGGCGACCCGTGCGAATCCCGTCTCCGAGGCGCTTGCGCTGCGGGCGATGGCCATGGTTTTTGCTCATCTGGAGCGCGCCTTCTCCGACGGCGACGATCTGGAGGCACGCTCTCAAATGCTGTGTGCAGCACACGTCGCTGGGCTCGCTTTCTCCAGTTCCGGGCTCGGCGTGTGCCACGCGCTTGGTCACCCTCTGTCGGCACGCCTGGACTCCGCCCATGGCCAGGCCCTGGCCACGTTGCTGCCCCACGTACTGCGCTTTCATCTCGACGTCTGCGAAGCCAAGTTGGCGCAGGCGGCCATCGCATTCGGGGTCTTCGATGATCTCGCTTCCGCTGCCGACAATGCCGCCGCGGCCGTCGCTGCCGTGGAGCGCCTGAGCCGTGCACTCGGTGCGGACAAGACCGGAAGCGAGCTGGGCATCGAGGAATCCATGATCCCGACCCTGGTGGAGGACGCATTGGCGGACCCGTTGATCTTGACCACACCCAAGCCGGTCACGCCGGAAATTCTCGCCCAGATCTACCGCGACGCCAGCTGA
- a CDS encoding serine/threonine-protein kinase, with translation MAQDPNDILQEVSLSDIELTRAAEGRELASSPTAAASPEAIAGGVAPPAPPAAAGVRVGRYELLLELASGGMATVYIGRQFGAGGFERLVAIKRMHPHVAREPELAASFMDEARIASLIRHPNVVNVHDVHDADGEHLLVMDFVEGASLATVMRFARKRRERISRPAALRILVDALQGLHAAHEQCSLEGRPLGIVHRDATPHNILLGIDGSVRLTDFGIAKAAERSVNTATGLAKGKFRYMAPEQARGGALDRRVDVFAMGVVAWELVTGERLFDADADGQVLLAITSGDYRRPTAVDPRIPAPLEQIVMRALSVAANDRFATAQSFADALASYAHANDEVASATDVARLVHEFCGEAVREKRRALNEVLAGRRQPLRASHGSIPTAGASQTGSSAGTSAPLTLDSVKVIPALSSEELAAYRNRRRLVLVGATSAGVLVAGGLIAGAWWLRSSAPRNESVVVSAAPVSSSVAPALSPLPPALSARVRITIRAEQAVTEVRGAGVSDIQFVDNGVELTLPRSERDTRLTVVFADGSEVKENLVPKENLALWVRSTSGPKPAPAVRPTAAPVTPTQKPTGAKTPGLEVNPYE, from the coding sequence ATGGCGCAGGATCCGAACGACATTCTGCAGGAAGTCTCGCTCTCGGACATCGAGCTCACGCGTGCGGCAGAGGGCCGCGAGCTGGCATCTTCCCCGACCGCAGCTGCCTCGCCGGAAGCGATCGCCGGTGGCGTGGCGCCGCCTGCTCCTCCGGCTGCAGCGGGAGTCCGCGTCGGGCGCTACGAGCTGTTACTCGAACTGGCGTCGGGCGGCATGGCAACGGTGTACATCGGACGCCAATTTGGTGCCGGCGGGTTCGAGCGCTTGGTCGCCATCAAGCGCATGCACCCACACGTCGCGCGGGAGCCGGAACTCGCCGCTTCTTTCATGGACGAAGCGCGCATCGCCAGCCTCATTCGCCATCCGAACGTCGTGAACGTGCACGACGTGCACGATGCCGATGGCGAGCACCTGCTGGTGATGGACTTCGTCGAGGGGGCGAGCCTGGCGACCGTCATGCGCTTCGCTCGCAAGCGCCGCGAACGCATTTCCCGTCCGGCGGCGTTGAGAATCCTCGTGGACGCGCTGCAGGGGCTTCACGCCGCCCACGAGCAATGCAGCCTGGAGGGCCGTCCGCTCGGCATCGTGCATCGCGACGCAACCCCTCACAACATCCTGCTCGGCATCGACGGCAGCGTGCGACTCACGGATTTCGGGATCGCCAAGGCGGCGGAACGGAGCGTGAATACCGCGACGGGGCTGGCCAAGGGCAAGTTCCGCTACATGGCGCCTGAGCAAGCGCGCGGTGGTGCGTTGGATCGCCGTGTGGACGTGTTTGCCATGGGTGTGGTGGCCTGGGAGCTGGTCACCGGCGAGCGGCTCTTCGACGCGGACGCGGACGGACAAGTCCTGCTGGCAATCACGTCTGGCGACTATCGCCGACCGACGGCGGTGGATCCTCGGATCCCGGCGCCCCTCGAGCAGATCGTGATGCGCGCGCTGTCGGTCGCCGCCAACGACCGTTTCGCGACCGCTCAGAGTTTCGCCGACGCGCTGGCGAGCTACGCCCATGCCAATGACGAAGTGGCGTCGGCAACGGACGTGGCCCGTCTGGTGCACGAGTTCTGCGGCGAGGCGGTGCGCGAGAAGCGACGTGCGCTGAATGAAGTGCTCGCTGGCCGGCGACAGCCGCTTCGGGCCAGCCACGGCTCGATTCCCACTGCAGGGGCCAGCCAGACGGGATCCTCGGCCGGAACCAGCGCGCCTCTCACGTTGGACAGCGTCAAGGTGATCCCGGCACTGTCCAGCGAGGAACTGGCTGCGTACCGCAATCGGCGACGGCTAGTGCTGGTGGGCGCAACGAGTGCTGGCGTGCTCGTGGCGGGGGGATTGATCGCCGGCGCCTGGTGGCTCCGCAGTTCGGCGCCCAGAAACGAAAGCGTGGTCGTGTCCGCGGCGCCGGTTTCCAGCAGCGTCGCGCCCGCGCTCTCGCCTTTGCCGCCGGCCCTCTCGGCGCGAGTGCGTATTACGATTCGAGCGGAACAGGCCGTCACCGAAGTGCGAGGCGCAGGGGTGTCGGACATCCAGTTCGTCGACAACGGCGTCGAACTCACCTTGCCGCGATCCGAGCGGGACACGCGCCTCACTGTGGTCTTCGCCGATGGCAGCGAAGTGAAAGAGAACCTGGTGCCCAAGGAGAACCTCGCATTGTGGGTGCGGAGCACATCGGGGCCGAAACCCGCTCCCGCTGTACGCCCCACTGCGGCACCCGTGACGCCGACGCAGAAGCCGACGGGGGCGAAGACGCCTGGGCTCGAGGTCAACCCCTACGAATGA
- a CDS encoding Mov34/MPN/PAD-1 family protein, whose protein sequence is MVNGAPWTRGGLELTRAVLQIVEAAARNAYARDEEACGFLSGPAGEPLRVDSATELENLANKYHRVDPEGHPRTGREYFKVNALSFERAVERGRAEGNPVKVFFHSHLDCGAYFSAEDAASMTLGGTGEPAHQLAYLVTAVDLGEVTAHKLFVWEPSRREFVEAPFTEVGD, encoded by the coding sequence ATGGTGAACGGGGCGCCGTGGACGCGCGGGGGGCTCGAGTTGACTCGCGCTGTGCTGCAGATCGTGGAGGCGGCGGCGCGGAACGCCTACGCGCGTGACGAGGAGGCCTGCGGCTTTCTCAGCGGCCCCGCCGGGGAGCCCTTGCGTGTCGACTCGGCAACGGAACTCGAAAACCTGGCCAACAAGTACCATCGCGTCGACCCTGAAGGGCACCCTCGCACTGGACGCGAGTACTTCAAGGTGAACGCGCTGAGCTTCGAACGGGCTGTCGAGCGCGGCCGCGCGGAGGGCAACCCGGTCAAGGTGTTCTTCCACTCCCACCTCGACTGCGGCGCCTACTTCAGTGCGGAAGACGCAGCCAGCATGACCCTGGGCGGGACGGGCGAGCCCGCGCATCAACTCGCCTACCTGGTCACGGCGGTCGATCTCGGCGAGGTCACCGCTCACAAGCTGTTCGTATGGGAGCCCAGCCGTCGTGAGTTCGTCGAAGCCCCCTTCACGGAGGTCGGAGACTGA
- a CDS encoding cysteine synthase family protein, with protein MSRPTPRRLRSIVEAVGQTPLLRLERVAKSAPSVEVYVKLEFANPGGSVKDRPALRIIRDAIADGRLTDDKILVDATSGNTGVAYAMIGAALGHRVQLVMPQNVTKARKDITQVYGAELVYSDPMEGSDGAIRLVHKMVAEHPERYFYADQYSNPSNPLAHYDGTGVEILDALGDRITTFVAGLGTSGTCMGTTRRLHEHSRPVHCVAVQPSEPLHGLEGLKHMDSSIVPAIFDAKLPDEHFPVDTEDGWDMADRVAAEEGLHVGHSTGANIFAAVKLAERLHREQGGGCVVTVACDRGDRYFAPMKWEKKYRW; from the coding sequence GTGAGCCGCCCCACCCCCAGACGCCTGCGGAGCATCGTGGAGGCGGTGGGACAGACGCCCCTCTTGCGCCTCGAACGCGTTGCCAAGTCGGCGCCCAGTGTCGAGGTGTACGTCAAGCTCGAGTTTGCCAATCCCGGCGGCTCCGTCAAAGACCGTCCAGCGCTGCGCATCATCCGCGACGCCATTGCCGACGGCAGGCTGACCGATGACAAGATCCTGGTCGACGCGACCAGCGGCAACACAGGCGTGGCGTACGCGATGATCGGTGCAGCCCTAGGGCATCGCGTGCAGCTGGTCATGCCTCAGAACGTGACGAAAGCTCGCAAGGACATCACCCAGGTGTACGGCGCAGAGTTGGTGTACAGCGACCCGATGGAGGGATCCGATGGTGCCATCCGCCTGGTACACAAGATGGTTGCCGAGCATCCGGAGCGCTATTTCTACGCGGATCAGTACAGTAACCCCTCGAACCCCCTCGCCCACTACGATGGCACGGGCGTGGAGATCCTCGACGCCCTCGGCGACCGCATCACGACCTTCGTTGCCGGACTCGGGACCAGTGGCACCTGCATGGGCACGACGCGACGGTTGCACGAGCACTCTCGCCCCGTTCACTGCGTGGCAGTGCAACCCAGTGAACCTTTGCACGGGCTGGAGGGGCTCAAGCACATGGACAGCAGCATCGTGCCGGCCATCTTCGACGCGAAGCTGCCGGATGAGCACTTCCCCGTCGACACCGAGGACGGGTGGGACATGGCCGACCGCGTCGCCGCGGAGGAGGGACTTCATGTGGGGCACTCGACGGGCGCCAACATCTTTGCCGCGGTGAAGCTCGCCGAGCGGTTGCATCGGGAACAAGGCGGCGGTTGCGTGGTCACCGTCGCCTGCGATCGCGGCGATCGCTACTTTGCGCCGATGAAATGGGAGAAAAAGTACCGATGGTGA